Below is a window of Dehalococcoidales bacterium DNA.
TCTGGCTGAAGGCTACGCTGGAATGACATGTTTTTAGATTTTACTGTTTTATCTAATAGATAAAGCAAGGCATGAGTACCTGGATCCCGATTTGCATCGGGATGGTGTGGGGGGATAAGGGGGAGGGGAATGACTAAAATCCCTCTCTTATTCCTTCCGATTTCATCGGAATCTTCGACTTTTTCAAAGGGAGACGTCAATGCCCCGAAATCAGGGGGCGGCGGAGGGTGGATTCCAGCCTGCGCTGGAATGACAAGGGGACTAAAGCCTGGGACGGAATGACATCACTCCTTATATTAAAATACCCGATAATCAAGCAAGGCATGAGTACCTGGATCCCGATTTGCACCGGGATGGTGTGGGGGGATAGAGGGAGGCGATGGATGGTACGAACCCCTTTTCCTCTTATCCCTCTCCCCGCCGGCAGGGAGAGGGACGATTGTTGGCGGGATGCGGATTGACTTCTCTTTTACCTTTCATCTTTTGTACGGTTATGTCAAGCAGGGATTAATTAACCCTGGATAGCAGAAAAAGAGGGGCGGGTTGAAAACCCGCCCCTGCAGTTGAACGTTTAAGGCAAGATTAGTTTATTTTAATGCCCGGGAGGGCGGCGCCGTTTTGGACCAGGGTTTTTTGCAGGAGTTTATAGTCCACCTTACGGACGGGGATGCCCTGTTTGACGGCCAAAGCGGCGGCGGTACCGGCGGCTTCACCGACGGCGCAGCAGTGGGGAATCAGATTCATGCTGTCATTGGCAATAAGGTCGGAGGAAAAGCTGCGGCCAGCGATAAGCAAGCCTTCCACCTTAGCCGGCACCAGAGCGCGGTAGGGTATATAGGCGCAGGTATCACCGGCCTGGGGAGTGTTCAGGGCGAACCCTTCACCGGACTGGCCCGAGCTTATCTTGGGGATGACGGCTATCGTGTCTTCGAACTTGCGGCTGGAATTCATATCGTCGCCGGTGAGGATATACTCCCCCACCAGGCGGCGGCTGCCCCGGGTACCCGTCTGCGAAGCGGTATCCAGAATAAAGCTGTTCTCGAAGCCGGGATAGCGGGCCTTTATAAAGTCGAACCCCTTGCGCATCATCTTACGCACGCTGACCTCCAGTGTGGTCAGGTCTTCCACATCAGTGGACTTCAGGCCGGGTATCCAGTTGTTCACCCAGACCACGTCATCCCGGTGGCCGGGGAAGGGCATAAAGAACGTCCCTGCCGCCTTGCCTAACTCCCCCATCAGCTCGCGGGACTTCTTAGGGTCCCGCGCGTTAGCTTCGGTATATTTCTTGAAATCAACATTCCCGATGCGGAAGACCAGCGCCAGCATCGAGCTTCTTAATTTGGCGTCCAGGGCGCCATCGAACGCCGCCCCGGCGGAAGGAAGCAAATCGGCATCGCCGGTGCCGTCGATTATCACCTTGCCCAGCACCGCCTGACGGCCGGATTTGCTTTCAAAAACAACGCCCTTGACCGCGCCATTTTCCACCAGCGCCTGCGTGCCCCAGGAATGCAGCGAAAGCTTGATCCCCGCCTCCTCAACCATGTCGTTCATAATGCACTTCAGCATCTCCGGGTCCACCGTATAGGTCAAGCGGACCTTGCCGCCCACCACGGTGGAAAAGTGGTCTTTCCAGCGGGCGACCACCGCGGGGTCGGTCGAGCCTACTTCATCAAGCTCCGGGCCCACCTTGCCGCCGGGGATTTTGCCCAGCCGCTCCATCCACTCCAGGCAGAGTCCGGCAATCTGCGGCTCTTTGCTGATGCCGTCGCTCATATGCGGCACCAGGATAACCAGACCGCCGCTGGCCATGCCGCCCAGGTGGCCGTACCTTTCCAGCAAAATCGTTTTCGCGCCGCCGCGCGCCGCGGCCACCGCCGCCGAATGCCCGCCCGGCCCGCCACCCACCACCACCACATCCGCCTCGTGGAAGACCCTGATATCCCGGGCGGGTTCCCTGATGGTTTTAATTTCCTTACCGGCTG
It encodes the following:
- a CDS encoding FAD-dependent oxidoreductase translates to MAAGKEIKTIREPARDIRVFHEADVVVVGGGPGGHSAAVAAARGGAKTILLERYGHLGGMASGGLVILVPHMSDGISKEPQIAGLCLEWMERLGKIPGGKVGPELDEVGSTDPAVVARWKDHFSTVVGGKVRLTYTVDPEMLKCIMNDMVEEAGIKLSLHSWGTQALVENGAVKGVVFESKSGRQAVLGKVIIDGTGDADLLPSAGAAFDGALDAKLRSSMLALVFRIGNVDFKKYTEANARDPKKSRELMGELGKAAGTFFMPFPGHRDDVVWVNNWIPGLKSTDVEDLTTLEVSVRKMMRKGFDFIKARYPGFENSFILDTASQTGTRGSRRLVGEYILTGDDMNSSRKFEDTIAVIPKISSGQSGEGFALNTPQAGDTCAYIPYRALVPAKVEGLLIAGRSFSSDLIANDSMNLIPHCCAVGEAAGTAAALAVKQGIPVRKVDYKLLQKTLVQNGAALPGIKIN